The Rhodanobacter thiooxydans genome window below encodes:
- a CDS encoding DUF3150 domain-containing protein: MNTPAATNVLPAEHLVIINSNLRVWSGTVKVERDQDLPDVDKDKMPPKALMSDGRKVLVDPKELAGMESVRKAIERFLKAEGFSFAGTGIAVSSDRAKDFIDALPGFEGDFQQALDKLIARLPEAYQEQEEKFPDWAFILAQARPTEMQVRNRCKFGISIFRMAAPDGDNPGSLANQHYREMAEQALPDMLQSIQDGAEKLLTKVKGKSKLLQSQLDGIRKLVRKLKAFAFLHPDVGPAADSLQDVLDHMPAQGTLNMTNAYTAVSVLTELANPHQLLAKGKALLQDYLAEAKQTSVQPELAIPAMPEEAADPSEAAPAVVPTNTAPRSGRRRCLTVTL, encoded by the coding sequence ATGAACACTCCCGCCGCAACCAACGTGCTCCCTGCTGAGCACCTGGTCATCATCAACTCGAACCTTCGCGTATGGAGCGGCACGGTCAAAGTCGAACGCGACCAAGATCTGCCGGATGTCGATAAGGACAAGATGCCCCCCAAGGCACTCATGTCCGACGGACGCAAGGTGCTCGTGGATCCCAAGGAGCTCGCCGGTATGGAGAGTGTCCGCAAGGCCATCGAGCGATTCCTGAAGGCCGAAGGCTTCTCGTTCGCGGGCACTGGCATTGCCGTGTCCTCCGATCGCGCCAAGGACTTCATCGATGCCCTGCCGGGCTTCGAGGGCGACTTCCAGCAGGCGCTGGATAAGTTGATCGCAAGGCTGCCCGAGGCATACCAGGAACAGGAGGAGAAGTTTCCCGACTGGGCCTTCATCCTTGCGCAGGCCCGACCCACCGAAATGCAGGTGCGCAACCGCTGCAAGTTCGGCATCTCCATCTTCCGGATGGCGGCGCCGGACGGCGATAACCCGGGAAGTCTGGCCAACCAGCACTACCGGGAAATGGCCGAGCAGGCATTGCCCGACATGCTCCAGTCCATCCAGGACGGCGCCGAGAAGCTGCTGACGAAAGTCAAAGGCAAATCGAAGCTGCTCCAGTCGCAGTTGGACGGTATCCGCAAGCTGGTCCGGAAGCTGAAGGCCTTCGCCTTTCTTCATCCTGACGTAGGCCCGGCTGCCGACTCGCTGCAGGACGTGCTGGACCACATGCCCGCCCAGGGCACGCTCAACATGACCAACGCCTACACAGCGGTATCGGTCCTGACCGAGTTGGCCAATCCCCACCAGTTGCTCGCCAAGGGCAAGGCTCTGCTCCAGGACTACCTGGCCGAAGCCAAACAGACCTCCGTCCAACCCGAGCTGGCCATTCCGGCCATGCCCGAAGAGGCGGCGGACCCCTCCGAGGCGGCACCTGCCGTCGTTCCCACCAACACCGCTCCGCGCTCCGGCCGACGCCGCTGCCTGACGGTTACCCTGTAA
- a CDS encoding vWA domain-containing protein translates to MHVQEHKQLLRDLFLGAALRPEDMIRSAKAALGSLPILANALTTTGGKRVTIQHGHTLGATDGETIYMMDLPIPSDRTDIDTFVLMLTLAYGLLHHEIGHILGTDFVAFRESAHGDPLTHQILGVIEDIREEHAHLRHYAAAKPYLDALNNAMFVTGHYAEVEDGAPPIAALTGYLAYRCWCDYRGVGSLVLHAQQAESVVRKLFSDRFIDRMDALLPRIRYLGDTTDAIELSRDIRNLVKSELEERKKEKEEADKANAQSDPSATPQDQDGDTDGAEPSPSPSGDDGSAEDDADGQQATTDDTEPAATPATDQKGEESGAVDLDQVIANLEAVDAGQDIDQAFGDKSEAIAKALKELVEQLDRDSDGHVSLTQPAVQKDVTTPSGDLKLATTPYDMGKATAITGQLRMKLVSEMQALTQRDVSVRDRGRKISNRHLSRIGTGDGRIFRHQSEEVAIDTAVVIVADDSGSMKDEGRVVLACQALHATTVAMAGIDGVQCAATAFPGNHVLKPFGSGPFKHLENFHLAASGWSTPLDEGVLLAHRMLLGQNVGRRMMIVLTDGEPDSEAEAELAILTAERAGIEVFGLGIQTDAGKGLFRHWLPITDVAELPFVLLNLVRSRLLQAA, encoded by the coding sequence ATGCACGTTCAAGAGCACAAGCAGCTCTTGCGTGATCTATTCCTCGGTGCCGCTCTGCGGCCCGAGGACATGATCCGCTCGGCAAAAGCGGCGCTCGGCTCCCTGCCGATCCTCGCCAACGCTTTGACCACCACCGGCGGCAAGCGTGTGACCATCCAGCATGGCCATACGCTCGGCGCCACCGACGGGGAGACCATCTACATGATGGATCTGCCCATTCCGAGCGACAGGACGGACATCGACACGTTCGTTCTTATGCTCACCCTGGCCTACGGACTGCTGCACCACGAGATCGGCCACATCCTCGGCACCGACTTCGTAGCGTTCCGCGAGTCAGCTCACGGTGATCCGCTCACACACCAGATCCTCGGCGTCATCGAGGACATCCGCGAGGAGCACGCGCACCTTCGCCACTACGCTGCCGCCAAGCCCTATCTCGACGCGCTGAACAACGCGATGTTCGTGACGGGCCACTACGCAGAAGTGGAGGACGGTGCACCACCGATTGCTGCACTGACCGGCTACCTCGCGTACCGGTGCTGGTGTGACTATCGGGGCGTGGGTTCGCTGGTGCTGCACGCACAGCAGGCCGAGTCCGTGGTCCGGAAGCTGTTCTCTGATCGCTTCATTGATCGGATGGACGCTCTCTTACCGCGGATCCGGTACCTGGGTGACACCACCGACGCCATCGAGTTGTCGCGGGACATCCGCAACCTGGTGAAGAGCGAGCTGGAGGAACGCAAAAAGGAGAAGGAAGAGGCCGACAAAGCCAACGCCCAATCCGACCCCTCAGCCACGCCTCAGGACCAGGACGGTGACACCGACGGGGCCGAGCCCTCGCCATCGCCTTCGGGCGACGACGGGAGCGCGGAGGACGACGCGGACGGCCAGCAAGCCACCACCGACGACACGGAGCCAGCAGCAACGCCGGCAACCGATCAGAAGGGGGAGGAGAGCGGCGCCGTTGACCTTGACCAGGTCATTGCCAATCTCGAAGCCGTCGACGCGGGTCAGGACATCGACCAGGCGTTCGGGGACAAGAGCGAGGCAATCGCAAAGGCTCTGAAGGAATTGGTCGAGCAACTCGACCGGGACTCCGACGGCCATGTCTCCCTGACGCAACCGGCAGTGCAGAAGGATGTCACCACACCCAGTGGCGATCTCAAGCTGGCGACCACGCCCTACGACATGGGGAAGGCCACTGCGATCACGGGCCAGCTTCGCATGAAGCTGGTATCCGAAATGCAGGCGCTCACCCAGCGGGACGTGTCCGTACGCGACCGGGGCCGGAAGATCTCCAACCGGCACTTGTCGCGCATTGGCACCGGTGACGGACGCATCTTCCGCCACCAGTCCGAGGAGGTTGCCATCGACACGGCCGTAGTCATCGTTGCCGACGACTCGGGTTCGATGAAGGACGAAGGCCGCGTCGTACTGGCTTGCCAGGCGCTGCACGCCACCACCGTCGCCATGGCCGGCATCGATGGCGTCCAGTGTGCGGCTACCGCGTTCCCGGGTAACCACGTGCTCAAGCCTTTTGGCTCGGGTCCGTTCAAGCACCTGGAGAACTTCCACCTCGCTGCGAGCGGCTGGTCCACACCACTGGACGAAGGCGTCCTCCTGGCACATCGCATGTTGCTCGGCCAGAACGTTGGCCGCCGCATGATGATCGTGTTGACGGATGGCGAACCGGACAGTGAGGCGGAAGCCGAGCTGGCAATCCTGACGGCGGAACGTGCTGGGATCGAGGTCTTCGGCCTCGGTATCCAGACGGACGCCGGAAAGGGTCTGTTCCGGCATTGGCTGCCGATCACGGACGTCGCTGAACTTCCGTTCGTGCTGCTCAACCTTGTCAGGTCGCGCTTACTTCAGGCCGCCTGA
- a CDS encoding DUF7146 domain-containing protein, whose product MKTKEQARRQAYEREREITNTLLSNLRGRWGDVLSALIPGMQDAVAAGHRRKVKCPISDHGGGARTSGTPGATSNAPARRRRVEPDFRIAKDFDVSGGCHCTCNNEMGNGFRVLMARYGCSFMEAKQMVIDHLGGRVTTNHLPPPTPIKEPDQREIARQDALVRQRLERTWNSTIGPEHPGAEPLRNWFEARGLGSPIGLSGLRFHEALPYVDYATGEYLGKFPAQVALLQHLDGKPVTLHRTYLSHDGRAKADVPMARKAESHTSDRDPCGAAVHLDRHTHRVLAVGEGLESSIAARRLVEDLGIPMWSTLDANGMRNLILPDWAEVVVVFGDRDLSMAGQAAAYQLVESARSSGRRATALLPPFAIPEGQKSIDWNDVVMAMGADAARAIMQLQQWRTRLRQVLREDVRAGRRAGARA is encoded by the coding sequence ATGAAAACGAAAGAGCAAGCTCGCCGACAGGCGTACGAGCGCGAGCGGGAGATCACCAACACCCTGCTCAGCAATCTGCGTGGTCGCTGGGGCGATGTCCTGTCTGCGCTCATTCCGGGCATGCAGGACGCCGTGGCTGCCGGTCACCGTAGGAAGGTCAAGTGCCCTATCTCCGACCACGGCGGTGGGGCGCGCACTTCGGGAACGCCCGGCGCCACGTCCAACGCACCAGCTCGTCGTCGCCGCGTCGAACCGGATTTCCGGATCGCAAAGGACTTCGACGTGAGTGGTGGCTGCCATTGCACCTGCAACAACGAAATGGGCAACGGATTCCGCGTGCTCATGGCGCGGTACGGCTGCAGTTTCATGGAGGCCAAGCAGATGGTCATCGACCACCTGGGCGGCCGCGTCACCACGAACCATCTGCCGCCACCGACACCGATCAAGGAACCAGACCAGCGAGAGATCGCGCGTCAGGATGCGCTGGTTCGCCAGCGTCTGGAGCGGACGTGGAACAGCACGATCGGTCCAGAGCATCCCGGCGCCGAGCCGTTGCGCAACTGGTTCGAGGCACGCGGACTCGGCAGTCCGATTGGACTGTCCGGCCTGCGTTTCCACGAGGCGCTTCCGTACGTTGACTATGCGACGGGTGAGTACCTGGGCAAGTTTCCTGCCCAGGTGGCTCTCCTGCAGCATCTCGACGGAAAGCCCGTCACCCTGCACCGCACCTATCTGTCCCACGACGGCCGCGCCAAGGCCGACGTGCCGATGGCCAGGAAGGCGGAAAGCCACACCTCCGACCGCGATCCTTGCGGCGCGGCGGTGCACCTCGATCGGCATACGCACCGTGTGCTGGCCGTGGGTGAAGGTCTGGAATCCTCCATCGCCGCTCGGCGACTGGTGGAAGACCTTGGCATTCCGATGTGGTCGACGCTCGATGCCAATGGCATGCGCAATCTGATCCTCCCTGACTGGGCAGAGGTCGTCGTCGTCTTCGGCGATCGCGACCTCAGCATGGCCGGGCAGGCAGCTGCGTATCAGTTGGTGGAGAGTGCTCGAAGCTCCGGTCGGCGCGCGACGGCTCTCTTGCCGCCGTTCGCCATCCCCGAAGGACAGAAGTCGATCGACTGGAACGACGTCGTCATGGCCATGGGCGCCGATGCGGCGCGCGCGATCATGCAGCTGCAGCAATGGCGTACACGCCTGAGGCAGGTCCTGCGTGAAGACGTGCGTGCCGGTCGCCGCGCAGGCGCACGGGCGTAG
- a CDS encoding DUF6338 family protein, with protein MEFVTTLKGLLVIVMTIVPGYIFTRTRRRFAIVEEAKDLNHALIGYFVHSLVMLAIGWAVLSRIGQDPSAVLKTRSASELALLLIGSPFTWGMTIVVIPAVLGFASAVSTRYNLVALPFRLAGAVLRWLSEGRWTLQRVTPLPSLVQAWDAVWLQLNSGQTRTVIVGLEDGTTIAGVYDARSATSRSDRYPDIFLSQVCVYDEHGRIITMATSDGVFIRGSRIVWMQLWQRPEVPHDTDATAGGNPQGGAGHA; from the coding sequence ATGGAGTTTGTGACAACCCTCAAGGGCCTGCTCGTCATCGTGATGACGATCGTGCCCGGATACATCTTCACCCGCACCAGACGCCGGTTTGCGATTGTGGAAGAGGCCAAAGACCTCAACCACGCGCTCATCGGCTACTTCGTGCACAGCCTCGTGATGCTCGCCATCGGTTGGGCCGTACTGTCCCGCATTGGCCAGGACCCATCGGCCGTGCTCAAGACGCGTTCGGCGAGTGAGCTGGCGCTGCTGCTGATCGGATCGCCCTTCACCTGGGGTATGACCATCGTGGTCATCCCCGCCGTGCTGGGCTTCGCCTCGGCGGTGAGCACCCGCTACAACCTGGTCGCCTTGCCGTTCCGGCTTGCCGGAGCGGTACTGCGGTGGCTCAGCGAGGGCAGGTGGACTCTGCAGCGGGTAACGCCGCTGCCAAGCCTCGTGCAGGCTTGGGACGCCGTCTGGCTCCAGCTAAACTCGGGCCAGACGCGGACGGTCATCGTGGGACTGGAGGACGGAACCACGATTGCCGGCGTCTACGACGCACGCAGTGCGACCAGCCGCTCGGATCGCTACCCGGACATTTTCCTGTCTCAGGTTTGCGTCTACGATGAGCACGGTCGCATCATCACGATGGCAACATCCGATGGCGTGTTTATCCGAGGCAGTCGCATCGTCTGGATGCAGCTGTGGCAACGGCCCGAGGTACCACATGACACTGACGCAACTGCTGGTGGCAACCCGCAAGGGGGTGCTGGCCATGCTTGA
- a CDS encoding ATP-dependent helicase translates to MSHSARRELTAEQKAVVRHTEGHALVEAAPGSGKTTVLVAYLRRLVKTGGNPNAMLALMFNKSAQLSFEARLRRALGEGPIPDVRTLHSIGNRILAQLVSGGMLPREKLETSGKKADAFARRALKEAWARTGGSATPTQAQYQGFSQFITLVKSDLRPPAEVFEESGFAPDCRAFVIAFQLLLQDQEKRRVIFYDDLIYRPMVYLDAHPELWSMFANRYERIVVDEFQDINAISFFMVQGLAGTRASVMGCGDPKQSIYAFRGSRVTLMTRHFEQVFQPCTRYPMSRTFRFGHEIAMMANNLITLSEEKGLGLVVADNANPKTRVERMPLKAGKDSGVVELLAPYEHAGRLRDTAMLARNFSHLVPYEIELAEAGVPYHVYGREGLLFLPEIAALVCAVSLVAGRWIIEPEDRVHFIFSLLTTPSPFITYEILREVAEDMEPYLEGAGRRELPGMLAKIAASIRSKNARGAQNLDERVDALRLLVGGTLAQAPAATIVRAYMAHTRMRDVIERAAPTPEQAAESLGNLDAFVKLAERAGSIDEFLEVLGPMAALKGDEPPAGDHVMLTTLHRSKGLEWSLVMMVGLTRGVFPSALPDKDVDEERRLCFVGITRAMDRLVLFHPDDSTLDRTLTDLAWHHRQSDPSSASPYLFDCDHGPVRVASQLIEAGATGTIVTRQDRAMTAYMEALGVPISIELTPEAQAQQVRAASVADCGQLPPGYKPRPSEELYHPEHGACVVVEALYAPVHMMRRLADNERFSAVVDRANGWVIPLKLPATA, encoded by the coding sequence ATGAGTCACTCCGCACGACGCGAACTCACAGCAGAGCAGAAGGCCGTTGTGCGCCATACCGAGGGTCACGCTTTGGTCGAGGCAGCACCGGGCTCCGGCAAGACCACGGTGCTCGTCGCCTACCTGCGCCGCCTCGTAAAGACTGGCGGCAATCCCAACGCGATGCTGGCACTGATGTTCAACAAGAGCGCCCAGCTGAGCTTTGAGGCCCGGCTGCGACGTGCTCTGGGCGAGGGTCCGATCCCTGACGTGCGCACGCTGCATTCCATCGGCAACCGCATCCTCGCGCAGCTGGTGTCCGGCGGCATGCTCCCGCGCGAAAAGCTCGAGACGTCCGGCAAGAAGGCCGACGCCTTCGCGAGGCGCGCGCTCAAAGAGGCCTGGGCCCGCACCGGCGGCTCCGCCACGCCGACCCAGGCCCAGTACCAGGGGTTCAGCCAGTTCATCACGCTCGTCAAATCCGACCTGCGACCGCCGGCCGAGGTCTTCGAGGAGAGCGGCTTCGCTCCGGACTGCCGCGCGTTCGTCATCGCCTTCCAGCTGCTACTTCAGGACCAGGAGAAGCGGCGGGTGATCTTCTACGACGATCTGATCTATCGCCCCATGGTGTATCTGGACGCACATCCTGAGCTGTGGTCGATGTTTGCCAACCGCTACGAGCGCATCGTCGTGGACGAGTTCCAGGACATCAACGCCATCAGCTTCTTCATGGTCCAGGGGCTGGCGGGAACGCGCGCTTCGGTGATGGGTTGTGGCGATCCCAAGCAGAGCATCTACGCCTTTCGCGGCAGTCGCGTCACGTTGATGACCCGCCACTTCGAGCAGGTATTTCAGCCCTGCACTCGCTACCCGATGAGCCGCACGTTCCGGTTCGGCCACGAGATCGCAATGATGGCGAACAACCTCATCACGCTGAGCGAGGAAAAGGGGCTCGGCCTGGTGGTCGCGGACAACGCCAATCCGAAGACCCGCGTGGAGCGGATGCCCTTGAAGGCGGGCAAGGATTCCGGTGTCGTCGAACTCCTGGCGCCGTATGAGCACGCCGGGCGCCTGCGCGATACCGCGATGCTGGCGCGCAACTTCAGCCACCTTGTGCCCTACGAAATCGAGCTGGCGGAGGCGGGCGTGCCGTATCACGTCTACGGCCGCGAAGGCCTCCTGTTCCTGCCGGAAATCGCCGCGCTGGTGTGCGCAGTCAGCCTAGTCGCCGGGCGTTGGATCATAGAGCCCGAAGATCGCGTCCACTTCATCTTCTCTCTCCTCACGACGCCCAGCCCGTTCATCACCTACGAGATCCTGCGCGAGGTGGCCGAGGACATGGAGCCCTATCTGGAGGGCGCCGGGCGTCGGGAGCTGCCGGGCATGCTGGCCAAGATCGCCGCGTCGATCCGGTCCAAGAACGCGCGCGGCGCGCAGAACCTCGACGAGCGCGTCGACGCGCTGCGCCTGTTGGTGGGCGGTACGCTGGCGCAGGCGCCGGCCGCCACGATCGTGCGGGCCTACATGGCCCATACCCGTATGCGCGACGTCATCGAGCGTGCCGCGCCGACGCCGGAGCAGGCTGCCGAGTCGCTGGGGAACCTGGACGCGTTCGTGAAGCTCGCCGAGCGCGCCGGCTCGATCGATGAGTTTCTGGAGGTGCTCGGGCCGATGGCAGCACTCAAGGGCGATGAGCCTCCCGCCGGAGACCACGTCATGCTGACCACACTCCACCGCAGCAAGGGTCTGGAATGGTCGCTCGTCATGATGGTCGGGCTGACCCGCGGCGTCTTTCCGAGCGCGCTGCCGGACAAAGATGTCGATGAGGAGCGCAGGCTGTGCTTCGTGGGCATCACGCGTGCCATGGACCGCCTGGTTCTCTTCCACCCGGACGATTCGACGCTCGATCGCACGTTGACCGACCTGGCCTGGCACCACCGGCAAAGTGATCCGTCGTCGGCGAGCCCTTACTTGTTCGACTGCGACCACGGCCCCGTCCGCGTGGCCAGCCAGCTGATTGAAGCGGGAGCCACGGGCACCATCGTGACGCGACAGGACCGCGCCATGACGGCCTACATGGAAGCGCTGGGCGTACCCATCAGCATCGAGCTGACGCCTGAGGCGCAGGCCCAGCAGGTGCGCGCGGCAAGCGTGGCCGACTGCGGGCAGCTCCCTCCCGGGTACAAGCCGCGCCCCAGTGAGGAGCTTTACCACCCCGAGCACGGCGCATGCGTGGTCGTCGAGGCGCTCTACGCCCCCGTCCACATGATGCGGCGCTTGGCGGACAACGAACGATTTAGCGCAGTCGTGGACAGGGCCAACGGCTGGGTGATCCCTCTGAAACTGCCGGCGACCGCCTGA
- the dnaB gene encoding replicative DNA helicase, whose protein sequence is MNAQLQDQPFSYEEPPRGLRVPPNSREAEQAVIGGLLLSTEALDTIAGVVSADDFYSRDHRILFEAIVDLNEQGAPADAVTLSDWLGRHQHARGIEPSYVIHLANITPSAANIVAYAQIVRDKATLRRLADVSTKITQDALAPYAADAEEIVQQAEQAIFKIAEGNATGRKEIHSSTDVSRAAFQVLVHRYENRGQLTGVATGFADLDKLTAGLQPSDLVIVAARPSMGKTAFALNVAESAAVTSKRAVVVFSMEMSASQLGLRLISSMGRIDAQHLRTGDLAEEDWPRVTEAVNKLTSAKIFIDDTPSLSPGELRSRARRLHREQGGLALIVIDYLQLMQVPGNSENRATEISEISRSLKALAKELNVPVVALSQLNRSLEQRADKRPVMSDLRESGAIEQDADLIMFIYRDEYYNRDSEDKGFAEVIVGKQRNGPTDTVKLAFLGRYTRFENAHRGAEDTFTAGF, encoded by the coding sequence ATGAACGCACAGCTGCAGGATCAACCCTTCTCCTATGAGGAGCCGCCCAGAGGGCTCCGCGTACCCCCTAACTCACGCGAAGCTGAGCAGGCGGTCATTGGCGGCCTGCTGCTGAGCACCGAGGCGCTGGATACGATCGCCGGCGTCGTGTCGGCCGACGACTTCTACAGCCGCGACCACCGCATCCTTTTCGAGGCCATCGTCGACCTCAACGAGCAAGGCGCGCCGGCCGACGCGGTCACGCTCTCCGACTGGCTTGGTCGACACCAGCATGCTCGGGGCATCGAACCCAGCTACGTCATTCACCTGGCGAACATCACGCCCAGCGCCGCGAACATCGTCGCCTATGCGCAGATCGTGCGCGACAAGGCCACACTGCGGCGCCTGGCCGACGTGAGCACCAAGATCACCCAGGACGCTCTCGCGCCCTATGCCGCCGATGCCGAGGAGATCGTCCAGCAGGCCGAACAGGCCATTTTCAAGATCGCTGAAGGGAACGCCACAGGCAGGAAGGAGATCCACAGTTCCACGGATGTCTCGAGAGCTGCCTTCCAGGTCCTCGTGCACCGCTACGAAAACCGCGGCCAACTCACGGGCGTCGCCACCGGCTTTGCCGATCTGGACAAGCTGACGGCCGGCCTGCAACCCAGTGACCTCGTGATCGTCGCGGCGCGCCCCTCCATGGGCAAGACGGCCTTCGCGCTCAATGTCGCCGAGTCCGCGGCCGTCACGAGCAAACGAGCCGTTGTGGTCTTCTCGATGGAGATGTCTGCGTCGCAGCTTGGCCTGCGCCTGATCTCATCCATGGGCCGGATCGATGCGCAGCACCTGCGTACGGGCGACTTGGCCGAGGAGGACTGGCCCCGCGTCACTGAGGCTGTGAACAAGCTCACCAGCGCCAAGATCTTCATCGACGACACGCCATCGCTATCGCCGGGCGAGCTGCGATCGCGCGCACGCCGGCTCCACCGCGAACAGGGCGGCTTGGCGCTCATCGTCATCGACTACCTGCAGCTGATGCAGGTGCCCGGCAACTCGGAGAATCGCGCGACCGAGATTTCGGAGATCTCCCGCAGCCTCAAGGCGCTGGCCAAGGAACTGAACGTGCCCGTGGTGGCCCTGTCCCAGCTCAACCGCTCGCTGGAGCAGCGAGCCGATAAGCGGCCGGTCATGTCTGACCTGCGCGAGTCTGGTGCGATCGAGCAGGATGCGGACCTGATCATGTTCATCTACCGGGACGAGTACTACAACCGCGACTCCGAGGACAAAGGGTTTGCGGAAGTGATCGTAGGCAAGCAGCGCAACGGCCCGACGGATACGGTGAAACTCGCATTCCTGGGGAGATACACTCGCTTTGAGAATGCGCATCGCGGCGCTGAGGACACATTCACCGCCGGCTTCTGA
- a CDS encoding DUF3761 domain-containing protein: protein MKETRPSSGTGWIWLVGIVVAVGVFCGVAAIVPGPRCSDGTSSDAIGRRGACSYHRGVTSGQAFLGVPAGLFAGMGTIALLEAMLARAAARREKEVEQLWDQARASSATTKVAAPRRAGEELEGYLRRAMLAGGLIAFLHQEEDGTGWRERTVRPRWLQMSEVAGESTYCLVGDCTVDGRRVFALSRIDQVRSVSPAPAG from the coding sequence ATGAAAGAGACAAGACCCAGCAGTGGAACGGGCTGGATATGGCTGGTCGGCATTGTCGTCGCAGTGGGTGTCTTCTGCGGCGTGGCGGCGATCGTGCCCGGCCCAAGATGCTCCGACGGCACCTCATCGGACGCCATCGGTCGCCGCGGGGCATGCTCCTATCACCGCGGCGTGACATCGGGGCAGGCGTTCCTCGGAGTCCCCGCGGGCCTGTTCGCCGGCATGGGGACGATTGCGCTGCTTGAGGCGATGCTGGCGCGCGCAGCCGCACGCCGCGAGAAAGAGGTGGAGCAGCTGTGGGATCAGGCGCGCGCCTCAAGCGCGACCACCAAGGTCGCCGCGCCGCGCCGCGCCGGTGAGGAGCTGGAAGGCTATCTCCGGCGTGCGATGCTGGCCGGTGGCCTGATCGCGTTCCTGCACCAGGAGGAGGACGGTACCGGCTGGCGCGAACGTACGGTGCGTCCAAGGTGGCTTCAGATGAGTGAGGTCGCCGGCGAGAGCACCTACTGCCTGGTCGGGGATTGCACCGTCGACGGCCGGCGAGTCTTCGCTCTCTCGCGGATCGATCAGGTGCGCAGCGTCAGTCCGGCGCCAGCTGGATGA